In a single window of the Ancylobacter polymorphus genome:
- a CDS encoding sodium:proton antiporter, with product MTTTKAAARALACLAASCAPALLAMGGPAQAAEGMGIDGASLPLLWGLPFVGMLLSIAIIPLIAGAFWHHHYGKVALFWALAFLVPFVATHGAGLATYEVAHAALLEYIPFIILLFALFTISGGILLTGNLHGSPGVNTALLAIGTVLASLIGTTGASMVLIRPLLRANDDRRYNVHTVVFFIFLVSNIGGSLTPLGDPPLFLGFLKGVDFFWTTQHLFHDTALVAALLLGAFYLLDRYFYAREENLPRKPDPTPDTERLGLRGLRNLPLLAGVIAAILMSALWKPGIEFNILGTHVPLPSIARDLSLLVLAGISIAITPAFIRERNGFDWEPIREVAKLFAAIFLTIIPVIAILRAGSAGALAPLVALVTDEAGGPVNAGYFWMTGLLSGFLDNAPTYLVFFNLAGGDAQELMTRLPVTLEAISAGAVFMGALTYIGNAPNFMVLAIAKGRGVAMPSFFGYMAWSGVFLLPCFALLTWLYFL from the coding sequence ATGACGACGACGAAAGCCGCCGCCCGCGCCCTTGCATGCCTTGCCGCGTCCTGCGCTCCCGCCCTGCTGGCGATGGGTGGCCCGGCCCAGGCGGCCGAGGGCATGGGTATTGACGGGGCGAGCCTGCCGCTGCTCTGGGGCCTTCCCTTCGTCGGCATGCTGCTTTCCATCGCCATCATCCCGCTGATCGCAGGCGCGTTCTGGCACCATCATTACGGCAAGGTGGCGCTGTTCTGGGCGCTGGCCTTCCTGGTGCCCTTCGTCGCCACCCATGGCGCCGGGCTCGCGACCTATGAGGTGGCGCATGCGGCGCTGCTCGAATACATCCCCTTCATCATCCTGCTGTTCGCGCTGTTCACCATTTCCGGCGGCATCCTGCTCACCGGCAATCTGCATGGCAGCCCGGGGGTGAACACCGCGCTGCTCGCCATCGGCACGGTGCTGGCGAGCCTGATCGGTACCACCGGCGCGTCCATGGTGCTGATCCGCCCGCTGCTGCGTGCCAATGACGACCGCCGCTACAATGTCCACACCGTGGTGTTCTTCATCTTCCTCGTCTCGAATATTGGCGGCTCGCTCACCCCGCTCGGCGATCCGCCGCTGTTCCTCGGCTTCCTCAAGGGCGTCGATTTCTTCTGGACCACCCAGCACCTGTTCCACGACACGGCGCTGGTTGCGGCGCTGCTGCTCGGGGCGTTCTATCTGCTCGACCGCTATTTCTACGCCCGCGAGGAGAATCTGCCGCGAAAGCCTGACCCGACGCCGGACACGGAGCGGCTCGGCCTGCGGGGCCTGCGCAACCTGCCGCTGCTGGCCGGTGTCATCGCCGCCATCCTGATGAGCGCTTTGTGGAAGCCGGGCATCGAGTTCAACATTCTCGGCACCCATGTGCCGCTGCCTTCCATCGCCCGCGATCTGAGCCTTCTGGTGCTGGCGGGGATTTCCATCGCCATCACCCCGGCCTTCATCCGCGAGCGCAACGGCTTCGACTGGGAGCCGATCCGCGAAGTGGCGAAGCTGTTCGCCGCGATTTTCCTCACCATCATCCCCGTCATTGCCATTTTGCGGGCGGGCTCGGCGGGGGCGCTGGCGCCGCTGGTGGCGCTGGTGACGGACGAGGCGGGTGGGCCGGTGAATGCCGGCTATTTCTGGATGACCGGCCTGCTCTCCGGCTTCCTCGACAATGCGCCGACCTATCTCGTCTTCTTCAACCTCGCCGGCGGCGACGCGCAGGAATTGATGACGCGCCTGCCGGTGACGCTGGAGGCGATCTCGGCCGGCGCCGTGTTCATGGGGGCGCTGACCTATATCGGCAACGCCCCCAATTTCATGGTGCTGGCCATCGCCAAGGGGCGCGGCGTCGCCATGCCGAGCTTCTTCGGCTACATGGCGTGGTCGGGCGTGTTCCTGCTGCCCTGCTTCGCGCTGCTCACCTGGCTGTATTTCCTCTGA
- the recR gene encoding recombination mediator RecR: MPRAVAGPEIERLIQLLARVPGLGPRSARRAALHLIKKREQLMSPLASAFGEVLGKICTCRVCGNIDVRDPCSICCDDTRDPTLLVVVADVADLWALERAAALNARYHVLGGTLSPLDGIGPEELNLAALVARVQGGAVSEVLLALGATVDGQTTAHYITELLRETPVKVTRLAHGVPVGGELDYLDEGTLSAAIRARTSS; this comes from the coding sequence ATGCCCCGCGCCGTCGCCGGCCCCGAGATCGAACGCCTGATCCAGCTGCTCGCCCGCGTGCCGGGCCTCGGGCCGCGTTCCGCCCGCCGCGCCGCGCTGCACCTGATCAAGAAGCGCGAACAGCTGATGAGCCCGCTCGCCAGCGCCTTTGGCGAGGTGCTGGGCAAGATCTGCACCTGCCGCGTCTGCGGCAATATCGATGTGCGCGATCCCTGCTCGATCTGCTGCGACGACACACGCGACCCGACGCTGCTGGTGGTGGTCGCCGATGTCGCCGACCTTTGGGCGCTGGAGCGCGCGGCGGCGCTGAACGCCCGCTATCATGTGCTCGGCGGCACGCTCTCCCCGCTCGACGGCATCGGCCCGGAAGAACTCAACCTCGCCGCGCTGGTGGCGCGGGTGCAGGGGGGCGCGGTGAGCGAGGTGCTGCTGGCGCTCGGCGCCACGGTCGACGGGCAGACCACCGCCCATTACATCACCGAGCTTCTGCGCGAGACGCCGGTGAAGGTCACCCGCCTCGCCCATGGCGTGCCGGTGGGCGGCGAGCTCGATTATCTCGACGAGGGCACGCTCTCGGCGGCAATCCGGGCGCGCACGAGTTCCTGA
- a CDS encoding AmpG family muropeptide MFS transporter: MTDTARTDPARDEDGFLASLAVYLRRRVLIVVLLGFSSGLPLALSGATLTIWMAEAQVNLTTIGLFALVGVPYNFKFIWAPLVDALDVPLLGRWLGRRRGWLVFTQLLLILAVAWLGFQDPVNAPWHVALGALLVATASATQDIVVDAFRVESLEVREQAAGMAGYVAAYRVGMLASGAGVVLLVAWFEVLGVPRADVWAWGYLAAAAMVGVGLLAALLAKEPAGAPAIRHDENVFRRIGTTAVGAFAEFLTRNSAIAILLFVVLFKFCDAFAGALTGAFVINIGFDKATYAGVVKGVGFAAALLGGFAGGVIARALPLATALWVAGLLQMLSNLAFSWQAWVGVNVPALTATIVVENFTGAIGTVIFVAYISALCGNRAHTATQYALLTALAAVGRTFLASSAGFVAEATGWMVFFAITALAALPGLALLAYLQARGHFRELAAAKL, translated from the coding sequence ATGACCGACACCGCCCGCACCGATCCCGCCCGCGACGAGGACGGCTTTCTCGCCAGCCTCGCGGTCTATCTGCGCCGGCGCGTGCTGATCGTCGTGCTGCTGGGCTTTTCCTCCGGCCTGCCGCTGGCGCTTTCCGGCGCCACGCTGACCATCTGGATGGCCGAGGCGCAGGTGAACCTCACCACGATCGGCCTCTTCGCGCTGGTCGGGGTGCCCTATAATTTCAAGTTCATCTGGGCGCCGCTGGTCGATGCGCTGGACGTGCCGCTGCTCGGGCGCTGGCTGGGGCGACGGCGCGGCTGGCTGGTGTTCACCCAGCTGCTGCTGATCCTCGCCGTCGCCTGGCTCGGGTTTCAGGACCCGGTGAACGCGCCCTGGCATGTCGCGCTGGGCGCGCTTCTGGTCGCGACCGCCTCGGCGACGCAGGACATCGTGGTCGATGCCTTCCGCGTCGAGAGCCTGGAGGTGCGCGAGCAGGCCGCCGGCATGGCCGGCTATGTCGCCGCCTACCGCGTCGGCATGCTGGCCTCCGGCGCCGGCGTGGTGCTGCTGGTGGCGTGGTTCGAGGTGCTGGGCGTGCCGCGCGCCGATGTGTGGGCGTGGGGCTATCTCGCCGCCGCCGCCATGGTCGGTGTCGGCCTGCTCGCGGCGCTGCTGGCGAAGGAGCCCGCCGGGGCGCCGGCGATCCGGCACGATGAAAACGTCTTCCGCCGCATCGGTACGACGGCGGTGGGAGCCTTCGCCGAGTTCCTCACCCGCAACAGTGCGATCGCCATCCTGCTGTTCGTGGTGCTGTTCAAATTCTGCGATGCCTTTGCCGGGGCGCTGACCGGGGCGTTCGTCATCAATATCGGCTTCGACAAGGCGACCTATGCCGGCGTGGTGAAGGGCGTGGGCTTCGCGGCGGCGCTGCTCGGCGGTTTCGCCGGCGGGGTGATCGCCCGCGCTTTGCCGCTCGCCACCGCCTTGTGGGTGGCGGGCCTGCTGCAGATGCTCTCCAACCTCGCCTTTTCCTGGCAGGCCTGGGTGGGGGTGAATGTGCCGGCGCTGACCGCGACCATCGTGGTCGAGAACTTCACCGGCGCCATCGGCACGGTGATCTTCGTCGCCTATATCTCGGCGCTGTGTGGCAATCGCGCCCATACCGCGACCCAATACGCGCTGCTGACCGCGCTGGCGGCGGTGGGGCGCACCTTCCTCGCCTCCTCCGCCGGCTTCGTCGCCGAGGCAACGGGGTGGATGGTGTTCTTCGCCATCACCGCGCTCGCCGCCCTGCCGGGGCTGGCGCTGCTCGCCTATCTGCAGGCGCGCGGCCATTTCCGCGAACTGGCGGCGGCGAAGCTATAG
- a CDS encoding SapC family protein produces the protein MTKTPSKAPKTRKTSAAAAAPLPLFYRQPALLRFQNHARLSLRRAVDFRFAGRATSLPLVVGEFAAAVRDYPIVFASDEGAMPLAVTGVAAEQNLFVEADGRWRGGSYIPGYVRRYPFIGITAENDGATMLGVDLASDRLADEGEKEADMLFDLRGGATRTSQSAMALCEAYATEHARTLAFVQALKDKRLLVPRSAQVNYADAGRAVVQGFQLVDEAAFRALPAAAVVEFHAKGWLDLIVLHIASQQRWRELVDMSARVRADAAH, from the coding sequence ATGACGAAAACGCCCTCGAAAGCGCCCAAGACCCGCAAGACCAGCGCCGCCGCTGCGGCCCCGCTGCCGCTGTTCTACCGGCAGCCGGCGCTGCTGCGCTTCCAGAACCATGCGCGGCTCAGCCTTCGGCGCGCGGTGGATTTCCGTTTCGCCGGCCGCGCGACCTCGCTTCCGCTGGTGGTCGGCGAGTTCGCGGCGGCCGTGCGCGACTATCCCATTGTCTTTGCCAGCGACGAGGGCGCGATGCCGCTGGCGGTGACGGGCGTTGCCGCCGAGCAGAATCTGTTCGTCGAGGCGGACGGGCGCTGGCGCGGCGGCAGCTACATTCCCGGCTATGTCCGGCGCTACCCCTTCATCGGCATCACCGCCGAGAATGACGGGGCCACCATGCTGGGCGTCGATCTCGCCAGCGACCGGCTGGCGGACGAGGGCGAGAAGGAGGCCGACATGCTGTTCGACCTCCGGGGCGGGGCCACACGGACCAGCCAGTCGGCGATGGCGCTGTGCGAGGCCTATGCCACCGAACACGCCCGCACCCTGGCCTTCGTTCAGGCGCTGAAGGACAAGCGCCTGCTGGTGCCGCGCAGCGCGCAGGTCAATTATGCCGATGCCGGCCGGGCGGTGGTGCAGGGCTTCCAGCTCGTCGATGAAGCGGCGTTCCGGGCGCTGCCAGCGGCCGCCGTGGTCGAGTTTCACGCCAAAGGCTGGCTCGACCTCATCGTTCTGCACATCGCGTCGCAGCAGCGCTGGCGCGAACTGGTGGACATGTCCGCCCGCGTCCGCGCCGACGCCGCGCACTGA
- a CDS encoding transglutaminase family protein: protein MKYDIHQATTYSYASSVPVARHVVRMVPVERPNQRVVASHFAVEPEPVEWTETRDFFGNKVVHIRIETPHRSFVVKTRARVEVDAPADIAADSGPSWEETRAAANASLDLSGRSPAHFLFPSPAVPLSPAITEWVATSFPPGRPMLAACIEVMNRIHAEFTYDPRATDVSTPPLEAFEMRAGVCQDFAHIMIAGLRGLGLPAAYVSGFLRTEPPPGKERLQGADATHAWVAVWCGDAIGWQGLDPTNALTVATDHVVLAVGRDYTDVAPIGGVVFGSGRQKLKVEVDVIPMPEEPARKGPAVPPA from the coding sequence ATGAAATACGACATCCACCAGGCCACCACTTATTCCTATGCCTCCTCCGTGCCGGTGGCGCGCCATGTGGTGCGGATGGTGCCGGTGGAGCGGCCGAACCAGCGCGTCGTCGCCAGTCATTTCGCCGTCGAGCCCGAGCCGGTGGAATGGACCGAGACCCGCGATTTCTTCGGCAACAAGGTCGTGCATATCCGCATCGAGACGCCGCATCGCAGCTTCGTCGTCAAGACGCGGGCGCGGGTGGAGGTGGACGCGCCGGCCGACATCGCGGCCGATTCCGGCCCCTCCTGGGAGGAAACGCGCGCGGCGGCGAATGCGAGCCTCGATCTCTCCGGCCGGTCGCCGGCGCATTTCCTGTTTCCCAGCCCCGCCGTGCCGCTGAGCCCGGCGATCACCGAATGGGTGGCCACGAGCTTCCCGCCCGGCCGGCCGATGCTCGCCGCCTGCATCGAGGTGATGAACCGCATCCATGCGGAGTTCACCTATGACCCGCGCGCCACCGATGTCTCGACCCCGCCGCTGGAGGCGTTCGAGATGCGGGCGGGGGTGTGCCAGGACTTCGCCCATATCATGATCGCCGGCCTGCGCGGGCTCGGCCTGCCGGCGGCCTATGTCTCCGGCTTCCTGCGCACCGAGCCGCCGCCCGGCAAGGAACGGCTGCAGGGCGCCGACGCTACCCATGCCTGGGTGGCGGTGTGGTGCGGGGACGCGATCGGCTGGCAGGGGCTCGACCCGACCAACGCGCTCACCGTCGCCACTGATCACGTCGTGCTGGCGGTGGGGCGCGACTACACCGATGTCGCCCCGATTGGTGGCGTGGTGTTTGGCTCGGGCCGGCAGAAGCTCAAGGTCGAGGTGGATGTGATCCCCATGCCGGAAGAGCCGGCGCGCAAGGGTCCGGCCGTGCCGCCGGCCTGA